The window AGCCAGTGAAAAACTATAGTTTACAGGAGTTTCCAGGTAAAATTAAATAAATCATACAATATAGGTAAAAGACTCATTAATCAATTATTTGATACATACTAAAATTCACTTCTTTAAAAATAAGGTTACCTCAGCTAATGAGATATCGTATCTCAGCTGAGCTAAAAACATCCTGTTTTTAGACCTTATTTTTAATTCCGCTCATTTAGATGTATTAACAAATAATTGCTAAAATTCCCTTTTTACCTATATTGTATGATTTAATCTAAACTTTATATTTAGGAAACTCCTGTAAACTATAAGTTTTGACTTGTCTATATTTTTTTATCTGATATAATGTAAGTACATTAAAGCTTCTTAATGCTTAAATCAAGCCTTTTAGAAAGGTGGGATCTTAACTTTGCCGACAATTTTATTTGTGTGTACCGGGAATACCTGCCGTAGTCCAATGGCTGAACATCTTTTGCGTGATATGTTCAAAAATAGAAAAATAAAAGGATTGAAAATAAAATCAGCCGGGATTTCTGCTCTGCCAGGTGGAAAAATAAGTTCTGAAACTCTACAGGTTTTAAAAGATGAAAAAATTGATGCTAAAAACCATAAAGTTACTAAGATTAATAAAGAATTATTAGTTGAAGCAGATATTATTTTGACTATGACTGAAGCCCATAAAAGATATTTAAAAAAGAGAGAAGAGGTTTCAGCCAAAAAATTATTTACCTTAAAAGAGTTTATTAAAGAAAGTGAAGACCTTGATATTCTTGATCCTTATGGACAGTCTCTGGAAGTATATCAGAAGACTAAAGATGAAATTAAAAAATATTTAGAGGAATTTAAAAATAAAATTATTAACAAAGAAATTTTAAGAGGTGATATGATGAAAATTGCTATTGGTTCAGATCATGCTGGTTATCAACTCAAGGAAGAAATAAAATCTTTGCTTGAAGAAAAGGG is drawn from Halanaerobiales bacterium and contains these coding sequences:
- the rpiB gene encoding ribose 5-phosphate isomerase B: MPTILFVCTGNTCRSPMAEHLLRDMFKNRKIKGLKIKSAGISALPGGKISSETLQVLKDEKIDAKNHKVTKINKELLVEADIILTMTEAHKRYLKKREEVSAKKLFTLKEFIKESEDLDILDPYGQSLEVYQKTKDEIKKYLEEFKNKIINKEILRGDMMKIAIGSDHAGYQLKEEIKSLLEEKGLFYQDMGTDSEDSVDYPDFAYKVAKGVADNNFDKGILICGTGIGMSIAANKVKGVRAALCHNVFSAKATRNHNDSNVLTMGSRVVAKGLAREIVKAWLGEEFDGGRHQRRIDKISDIEKEMKD